The sequence below is a genomic window from Halomonas halophila.
GCGCTACATCTTCCCCGGCGGCTTCCTGCCCTCCCAGAGCGTCATTCTCGACGGTCTGACCCGTCACACCTCGCTGAACCTGGTGGGCCTGGAGGAGATCGGCCAGCACTATGCGCGCACCCTGCGCGAGTGGCGCCATCGCTTCGAGGCCAACCTGGAGACCGTGCGCCGGCTGGGCTACGACGAGCGCTTCATCCGTATGTGGCGCTACTACCTGTGCTACTGCGAGGGCGGCTTCCTGGAGCGCACCATCGGCACCAGCCAGCTGCTGCTGGCCAAGCCGGGCGCGCGGCCGGCGCCGCTGACGGGGGCGGCATGACACCCGGGCTTTGGCGGGCGCTGGCCAACCTGGCCGGCTTCCAGCTGGGCTGGCTGGCCTGCGTGCTGGGCGGCAGCCTCGTGGGGGGCATCGTGGCGGGCGGGGTGATCGCGGCGCACCTGCGTTGGCAGGCGCGGCCGGGGGAATGGCGCTGGCTGGCAGGCTTCGCGGGGCTGGGGCTCGTCATCGACGGCGGCCTGGCGATGGCCGGCGGCTTTCGCTTCCCGCCGGAGACCTTCCTGATCGGCCCGCTACCGGCCTGGACAGGGCCGTTACCGCTATGGCTATGGCTGCTGTGGCCGCTGTTCGCCACCCTGCTGCACCATTCCCTGGCCTGGCTGTGGCGGCATCCCTGGCTGGCGGCGGCCGGCGGCGCCACCAGCGGGCCGCTGTCCTACTATGCCGGCGCCGAACTCGCCGGTGTCACCCTCGCTCCCTGGCTGCTGGCCGCCGAGGC
It includes:
- a CDS encoding DUF2878 domain-containing protein, whose amino-acid sequence is MTPGLWRALANLAGFQLGWLACVLGGSLVGGIVAGGVIAAHLRWQARPGEWRWLAGFAGLGLVIDGGLAMAGGFRFPPETFLIGPLPAWTGPLPLWLWLLWPLFATLLHHSLAWLWRHPWLAAAGGATSGPLSYYAGAELAGVTLAPWLLAAEALCWAMLCLWLCHRLGRPGGFARAG